The sequence below is a genomic window from Nocardia fluminea.
CTTGACTCCGTCGGTATCCCGGCAGGGCGCTCCGATCGCGTCAGCGGCGCGGTCCTGGCAGGCACGGGACTGGGCGGCGCGGCCGGTGCGACCGTGCTCGGCGCACCCGCGGCTGCGGTTGGCGCAACGGTGGGCGGGCTGATCGGCGGCACAGTCGGCGGGATCGCCGGTGCCGCACTAGGAATCGTGATCCCTGTCCCCATCATCGGACAAGCCACCAGCGGAGTCGCGGGTACCGCCCTCGGTGCTGCGGCCGGAGCCGCGGCAGGTGCGGCGATCCTTGGCGTACCCGCCGGTGCTGTCGGCGCGGCGGTCGGCGGGACGATCGGTGCCGGGTTCGGCGCGGGCGTCGGAGTCGGTCAATGACCACGAGCGCCGCAGGTCGTGGCGCCGCTGTCGTCGCCGCGATGGTGGGGGCGGCGGTACTCACCGCCTCCTCACCTGCGGCCCCTGCGGTCGCGGTGCCGATCAATGGGTGCCCGGCCTTGTTCATCCTCGGTGTCCAGGGCACCGGCCAGTCGTCGCCGACCGCGGATCCGCTCGCTGACACCGGTGTCGTCGGATCGCTGATCGGGCCCGTCGCCCATGCGGTGCCAACCCTCGTACAGCGGGCCTATATAGGCTACGACGCCGGATTCGGCGGCATCGTCCCCGGTGGCGGCTCTGACCCGTATGTGTCCTCGGTGTCGGGCGCGCGGGCCAATCTCGACTCCGCTGCACGCCACGTCGCGCAGGTGTGCCCGGACACGATGCTCGCCGGGATCGGCTACAGCCAGGGCGCCCAAGCGATGGCGAGCTTCGCACGTGATGTCGGCGCCGGAAACGGGCCCGTCCCGGCGGAGCACATCGCGGGGATCGCGTTGTATGCCAACCCCGATCGCGGCGAGCTCGAACCGGTCTTTCCTGGGAGGCCGGGCCAGATCGTGCCCGACCCCGCACCCGGCACGTCGGGAGCTGCGGTTTCGACCGTGCAGGTCCTCGCGGCCCCCGCGGGGGGTGCGGGCATCGCCACCACCGACGACGGATACGGAGCACTGGTCGGGCGGGTCGCCGATATTTGCAGCGACGGCGACCTCGCCTGCTCCGCCCCAGGTCAGGCCGCAGTCCTGCGTTTGGGGGCGCAGGTCTTCGCCCAAGCGGACCTGACCAACCCCCTCGCAGCGCTGAACACGCTCGGTGCTGCGCTCTCCGAGGCGCTCGGTGAGGCCTGGAACACCGTGATCCTCAAGGACTTCCAGGTCGGCGCGGGCAGCGTCGACTATGCGCCACAGGCGGATTTGGGGCAGCGGCTAGTCGATGCTGGTGACCCCCGCACGTCTGTCACGGATCCCGGTGCGGCAGCTGCGCGATGGAATGAGATCAGCGCGACGGTCATGGCGAATCCGCTAGTGCTGTTGCCGAGATTGCTCGCCCAGCTCGGTGGCGCGTGGGGCCAGCTCGCGGCCCAGAACGCCGAGCTGGTCAACCCCGCGACGTGGCTGCGGTTCGCCGACACGGTCGGGCGCCACAACGGCTATGCCTTGACCGGGCAGTTGAACTCGGGCATCGCCTGGATGATCGCCCTCGCCCACGACATCGCGGGATCGCGCTCATGACCAGCACCGGGGCGGACGAGTTCCGCGCGAACACCACGATCGGGTTCGACACCCCAGGCGAGATCCTGCGCACCCGCGAGGTCATGGTGCCCCACATCGCCGGTCTCCGGCGCGCCTGGCAGGTGATCTACACAACTAAAACCACTTTCGGCATCCCTGTGGCCTCCTCGGGCATCGTGCTGGAACCGGTTGCGTCGTCCGGTGGCGCGATCGTGGAAACGCCGGTGGTGGTGTACTGCCCGACCTTTCACGGTCTGGGTGGTCGATGTGCTCCCTCTGAGCTGCTGGTCGACGGGAACGAACCCGACTCGAGCAGTATCGCTGCCGCGCTGGTGCAGGGTTGGACGGTCGCGGTGCCCGATGGCGTCGGGCTGGGCATCGACGGCGCTGGTCCACACCATTTCCTGGCCAAGAAGGCTGGCGCCCGGGCGGTGCTGGATCTGGCTCGCGCGGTCGTGTCCCAGCCTGCCGAAGGGAGGATCGAAGCTCCGGTAGCGGTGTGGGGCTACGCAGACGGCGGCCGTGTCGCCGCCGCTGCCGCCGAATACCAGCCCGCCTACGCTCCCGAGCTCGATCTGCGGGCCGTCGCGGCCGGTGCGGTGATCCGCGATCCCGGCGCGTTGATCAACAACCTCGATGGTGGGCCGTGGTCGGGGTTTGCCTTCGCGGGCATGGTCGGCTTGGCGCGGGCCTACTCGCACCTTCCGGTCGATCACCTACTCACCGACGCCGGCATGCGTGCAGTCCAGAGGGCCTCCGAGGCTGACCTGGCCACTTTGCTGGTGGAGTTCTTGCCTCCGCTAGCCGCGTGGTGTGAACGTCCCGACCCCTGGAACGACCCGGTCTGGAACCACATCCTCACTCGCGAAAATCTCGGCACCAAAACACCGTTGGTACCGGTGCACCTCTACCACGGGCTGCTCGACGGGCTGGTGCCGATCGAGTCCGGACGCGAACTGTTCGCCGAGTACACCTCCCGCGACGTCGCGGTGTCCTGGTCGGAA
It includes:
- a CDS encoding cutinase family protein, translating into MTTSAAGRGAAVVAAMVGAAVLTASSPAAPAVAVPINGCPALFILGVQGTGQSSPTADPLADTGVVGSLIGPVAHAVPTLVQRAYIGYDAGFGGIVPGGGSDPYVSSVSGARANLDSAARHVAQVCPDTMLAGIGYSQGAQAMASFARDVGAGNGPVPAEHIAGIALYANPDRGELEPVFPGRPGQIVPDPAPGTSGAAVSTVQVLAAPAGGAGIATTDDGYGALVGRVADICSDGDLACSAPGQAAVLRLGAQVFAQADLTNPLAALNTLGAALSEALGEAWNTVILKDFQVGAGSVDYAPQADLGQRLVDAGDPRTSVTDPGAAAARWNEISATVMANPLVLLPRLLAQLGGAWGQLAAQNAELVNPATWLRFADTVGRHNGYALTGQLNSGIAWMIALAHDIAGSRS
- a CDS encoding lipase family protein, with the translated sequence MTSTGADEFRANTTIGFDTPGEILRTREVMVPHIAGLRRAWQVIYTTKTTFGIPVASSGIVLEPVASSGGAIVETPVVVYCPTFHGLGGRCAPSELLVDGNEPDSSSIAAALVQGWTVAVPDGVGLGIDGAGPHHFLAKKAGARAVLDLARAVVSQPAEGRIEAPVAVWGYADGGRVAAAAAEYQPAYAPELDLRAVAAGAVIRDPGALINNLDGGPWSGFAFAGMVGLARAYSHLPVDHLLTDAGMRAVQRASEADLATLLVEFLPPLAAWCERPDPWNDPVWNHILTRENLGTKTPLVPVHLYHGLLDGLVPIESGRELFAEYTSRDVAVSWSEFDVTHLGAADLGVPDVLTTFRAGFARPPRHQGPNPTN